Proteins from one Ktedonobacteraceae bacterium genomic window:
- a CDS encoding polymer-forming cytoskeletal protein, translating to MRKTGRTPWVLLVLFGLFLILVLPIGGPQNLPAQFIPTIVQASGRQSVGPTSQCTTSHEGPSFGGTLVINGQEVICSDITSFGGVITIKGQVRGDVVAFGSSVIIDGIVTGNVDLYGSNAVLHNGSHVHGNILLYGGSFYKDKGALLDGRPIYNSGHFGWVFGSDDTFSFPFLSILTWVALGLIFTLLLPEHVMLVRTTAANHKGRSFVVGLLTVLIAPAVLVVLIALILPIPLAIIVALGLIAAWALGTVAVGWLIGEHLVHAIAPQYNRRTLQLLVGLTVLTLAGGLPLIGWFITVVAGLVGLGAVLLSRFGTRLYGRPKGPLNL from the coding sequence ATGCGTAAGACCGGACGTACACCCTGGGTTCTGTTAGTATTGTTTGGACTATTCCTGATACTGGTACTTCCAATCGGCGGACCCCAAAATCTACCGGCACAGTTCATACCAACAATCGTTCAGGCATCGGGTAGACAGAGCGTGGGTCCTACAAGCCAATGTACAACAAGTCACGAAGGGCCATCTTTTGGTGGAACGCTTGTTATCAATGGGCAAGAAGTAATATGTAGCGACATAACCTCGTTTGGTGGGGTAATTACTATTAAGGGTCAGGTACGCGGCGATGTAGTTGCCTTTGGCAGCAGTGTCATTATTGACGGCATCGTGACCGGAAATGTGGACCTGTACGGAAGCAACGCGGTCCTGCATAATGGTTCTCATGTACATGGGAATATTCTTCTTTATGGAGGCAGTTTTTATAAAGACAAAGGGGCGCTGCTTGATGGGCGGCCCATTTACAATTCAGGGCACTTCGGTTGGGTTTTTGGCAGTGATGACACATTCAGTTTCCCTTTCTTGTCTATCCTCACATGGGTAGCGCTGGGTCTGATATTCACTCTACTACTCCCCGAACATGTAATGTTAGTGCGCACAACGGCGGCAAATCATAAAGGCCGCAGCTTCGTTGTCGGATTATTAACGGTATTGATTGCTCCGGCGGTCCTGGTTGTATTGATAGCGCTTATTCTGCCTATTCCGCTGGCAATTATAGTGGCATTAGGGCTGATTGCGGCATGGGCTTTGGGCACGGTGGCAGTCGGGTGGCTCATCGGCGAGCACCTGGTACATGCAATAGCGCCGCAGTACAATAGACGCACCTTGCAGCTACTGGTTGGACTGACAGTGCTGACGCTGGCAGGAGGGTTGCCCCTGATTGGCTGGTTTATCACGGTTGTAGCTGGATTAGTAGGACTTGGAGCAGTCCTCTTAAGCCGTTTTGGGACGCGGCTCTACGGTCGGCCCAAAGGACCCTTGAATCTCTGA
- the rlmD gene encoding 23S rRNA (uracil(1939)-C(5))-methyltransferase RlmD → MSIDVELTDLAYGGDAVGRYEGRVLFVPGGIPGERVRVEVVEERRGHARAALLEILRPAPERVEPAYPLLTDSGCQWQHIAYPAQLTWKAHIVRQLLVRIGKQPDALVHPTIGMPAGSSAWGYRNIALFSVGPEGEIGFKLTDSHEVQDLETCELLHPALDMVYQRVRSKLKAYFGDSLPQMIQGFTIRGAIGAVSTPSSNAESVRAVPTLLCMHARPGSTIEAPQQLAQELVTTAPGIVGVIIERVGGRYGRVVAGQEFLTDVVSGRRFRVSADSFFQVNMVQTPVLVDRAIAMLEPQRGDTVLDGYSGVGLFSAFLAARAGRVIAIESQPSAVMDARANTTLNNQNNITTLEGTLERLLGQLYYRRERVDLALVDPPRAGCHPKALQALQSLAPRVICYVSCDPSTLARDIATLCGSERYRLVAAQPIDMFPQTYHIECIALLARTGMR, encoded by the coding sequence ATGAGCATTGACGTTGAACTAACCGATCTTGCCTACGGTGGAGATGCCGTGGGCCGTTACGAGGGGCGAGTACTCTTTGTACCTGGAGGGATTCCTGGTGAACGAGTGCGCGTAGAGGTCGTCGAAGAGCGCCGCGGACATGCGCGCGCTGCTCTTTTGGAAATCCTGCGTCCTGCCCCTGAGCGAGTCGAACCGGCCTACCCTCTGCTCACGGATAGTGGTTGCCAGTGGCAACATATCGCCTACCCCGCGCAACTGACCTGGAAAGCGCACATCGTGCGCCAGCTTCTTGTACGCATCGGCAAGCAGCCTGACGCGCTTGTCCATCCTACTATTGGTATGCCTGCCGGTAGCTCGGCCTGGGGCTATCGCAACATCGCATTATTTTCGGTAGGCCCGGAGGGAGAAATCGGCTTCAAACTCACCGACAGCCACGAAGTACAGGACCTCGAAACGTGCGAATTATTGCATCCTGCCCTGGATATGGTCTACCAGCGAGTGCGCAGCAAGCTTAAAGCGTATTTCGGCGATTCTCTCCCTCAAATGATTCAGGGCTTTACCATACGCGGCGCTATCGGCGCGGTCAGCACCCCCAGCTCAAATGCAGAGAGCGTGAGGGCAGTACCCACATTGCTCTGCATGCATGCGCGTCCCGGTTCAACGATTGAAGCGCCACAGCAGTTGGCACAGGAACTGGTGACTACCGCTCCCGGCATTGTCGGCGTCATTATTGAGCGTGTCGGTGGCCGCTACGGTCGTGTCGTGGCAGGTCAGGAGTTCTTGACCGATGTCGTATCCGGTCGCCGCTTCCGGGTTTCCGCCGATTCCTTCTTCCAGGTCAACATGGTACAGACACCGGTGCTGGTTGATCGCGCCATAGCAATGTTGGAGCCTCAACGCGGGGATACGGTGCTGGATGGCTACAGTGGCGTCGGTCTCTTCTCAGCATTCCTGGCTGCTCGCGCCGGTCGCGTGATTGCCATCGAATCGCAGCCCAGCGCTGTGATGGATGCGCGCGCCAATACTACCCTGAACAACCAGAATAACATCACGACGCTGGAAGGGACCTTAGAGCGGCTCCTGGGCCAGTTGTACTACCGCCGTGAACGAGTCGACCTGGCGCTGGTCGATCCACCGCGCGCCGGTTGTCATCCTAAGGCATTGCAGGCGCTGCAATCGCTTGCCCCGCGCGTCATCTGTTACGTCTCGTGCGACCCCAGTACGCTGGCACGTGATATCGCCACGCTCTGTGGCAGCGAGCGCTACCGCCTTGTGGCCGCACAGCCCATCGATATGTTCCCGCAAACATACCATATCGAATGCATCGCGTTGTTGGCACGTACAGGGATGAGATAG
- a CDS encoding PH domain-containing protein codes for MSSNAPQQAPDEAWRPRRIHGGLRQLWRGRDKQLHFRGQEPDEVVRKVVRRHPWFLIRSALPFLGSLLLLIILLGVDIGQTTLKPLFTFLTLLVGLLVIITAAYFVYKDLILWWLEVDIITNKRILTWRGFLQQTRQETGLDRVQQVGVDRATPMSFLASYGTVHVYLVGGRLDIKDVPNPKAIRDAILGVSEAYKAAKQAKAKPPRPANPELDEVLSKLAKEEDVPKLQDADAKYARRQKPDAPRGPLRTFGGPLRIPADVHYQTDEFTVMYIQRSRYVLAMRLTVPVLLLLLGFVGIIYLPHQFTSFVVAGVLILIIGILLTIINYFDDVFILTNKRIIDIERKFIFFYEARDETEYRNIRDVKVRMSNVFEFLLGYGDVYVETPGSSPDIKMTHIDHPFFIQDKIYAIKGFKEKADKIEANNKRKQELNEWFSNVVTILEKQMVNRGVPNLQKLDLLTAVERAEEFGMKVVPIGEVPSYPQIPAGVIVSQEPPAGAVIHVDLDTGERPEIRVLLSK; via the coding sequence ATGAGCAGCAATGCACCCCAACAGGCACCTGATGAGGCATGGCGTCCCCGACGCATACATGGCGGTCTGCGCCAGTTGTGGCGTGGCCGTGACAAGCAGTTGCATTTCCGTGGCCAGGAGCCGGATGAAGTGGTCAGGAAAGTGGTGCGCAGGCATCCCTGGTTTCTTATCCGCTCTGCTTTACCCTTTCTTGGTTCTCTGCTCCTGCTTATCATCCTGCTGGGAGTAGATATTGGTCAAACAACTCTGAAGCCGCTCTTCACATTTTTAACCCTGCTCGTCGGACTGCTTGTTATCATCACCGCGGCTTATTTCGTTTACAAAGACCTCATCCTCTGGTGGCTCGAAGTCGATATTATTACCAATAAGCGTATTCTGACCTGGCGCGGTTTTCTGCAACAAACACGCCAGGAAACAGGCCTCGATAGGGTACAGCAGGTGGGGGTTGACCGCGCTACTCCTATGAGTTTCCTGGCATCCTATGGTACTGTCCACGTCTACCTGGTAGGGGGTCGTCTAGATATCAAGGATGTACCCAACCCGAAGGCGATTAGAGATGCCATCCTGGGCGTCTCTGAGGCATATAAAGCGGCCAAACAAGCCAAAGCGAAACCTCCCAGACCGGCCAACCCGGAGCTAGATGAAGTACTTTCGAAACTGGCAAAAGAGGAAGATGTTCCAAAACTGCAGGATGCAGATGCTAAATATGCACGCCGGCAAAAACCAGATGCCCCGCGTGGCCCTTTGCGGACATTTGGAGGGCCGCTACGTATTCCTGCCGACGTTCACTATCAAACCGACGAATTTACAGTCATGTACATTCAGCGGTCCAGGTATGTGCTTGCTATGCGCCTTACTGTTCCTGTACTGCTCCTTCTGCTGGGATTTGTTGGCATCATCTATCTCCCCCATCAATTTACCAGCTTTGTTGTTGCCGGAGTGTTGATCTTAATCATCGGCATCCTGCTGACCATCATCAATTACTTTGACGATGTGTTCATTCTAACCAACAAGCGCATCATCGATATCGAGCGCAAGTTCATCTTCTTTTACGAGGCCCGTGACGAGACGGAGTACAGAAATATCCGCGATGTCAAGGTGAGGATGAGCAACGTCTTTGAGTTCTTGCTTGGATACGGGGATGTCTATGTTGAGACACCGGGTTCCAGTCCGGACATTAAGATGACCCATATTGATCATCCTTTCTTCATTCAGGATAAGATCTATGCCATCAAGGGATTTAAAGAGAAGGCAGACAAGATCGAGGCGAATAATAAACGCAAGCAAGAATTGAACGAGTGGTTCAGCAACGTTGTGACGATCCTCGAAAAACAGATGGTCAACCGTGGCGTGCCGAACTTGCAGAAGTTGGATTTGCTGACGGCGGTGGAGCGGGCCGAGGAATTTGGCATGAAGGTGGTTCCCATCGGCGAGGTTCCATCCTACCCCCAGATTCCCGCGGGCGTAATCGTAAGCCAGGAACCTCCCGCCGGGGCTGTTATTCACGTCGATCTGGATACAGGCGAGCGACCGGAGATTCGGGTATTGCTGAGTAAGTAA